The sequence ACGCGTTGGCCGCCGCCGAAGGAGTTGGCGAAGTCGTGGTTCGTCTGGTATGGGATCCGCCGTGGACCCAGGATCGTCTGACGGACGCGGCGAAGCTGGAATTGGGTTTGGTCTAGAGCAAGATCGTTTCAGGTCGACTCAGCCTGAAACGTGAATCTTGCTCTCATTCAATAGTGTAGAGCTTGATTCACGGCTCACACGTCTTCGATGTGAGCCGATCAAGCTCTAGGTACCGAGGAAAGAGATGGCCGAACATTCGAATATCGTATCGCTGACCGACGCCGCCGTGGCGCGCGTCGGTGCCATTCTGGCCAAGGCCGATACACCTCATATCGGGCTGCGTATCGGCGTCAAGTCGGTCGGCTGCTCGGGCCTCAGCTACAAGGTCGATTATGCCGACGAAATCCGCGACAACGATATTGTCATCGAGCAGGATGGCGTGACCATCGTGGTCGAGCCGACCGCGACCCTATTCCTCATCGGCAGCGAGATCGACTACCAGGAAGACAAGATGCAGTCCGGCTTCGTCTTCACCAATCCCAACGAAAAAGGCCGCTGCGGCTGCGGCGAATCGTTTCACGTCTAGGAACTGACCGCCCAGGCGAATCCAGGCTTGACGTGCGCCGGCTCAGGAAGCCGCCGCGACCCATCCCTGTTCGGCGAAGAAATGCCTGAGCTGCTCGGCGACCTTGTCGGCCAGCCGCTTGGCGTCGGCATCGACGTTGGCGTGCCACGCCTCGTCCGCCGCGCTGGTGCCGGCGCTGATCGCGAGCGAAGTCGCCAGCCGACCGGTTAATGCGCCGACACCGCCCATTTCGGCGGCACCCGGTTTGTCGCCGCTCT is a genomic window of Alphaproteobacteria bacterium containing:
- a CDS encoding iron-sulfur cluster assembly accessory protein, which translates into the protein MAEHSNIVSLTDAAVARVGAILAKADTPHIGLRIGVKSVGCSGLSYKVDYADEIRDNDIVIEQDGVTIVVEPTATLFLIGSEIDYQEDKMQSGFVFTNPNEKGRCGCGESFHV